In a single window of the Papaver somniferum cultivar HN1 chromosome 8, ASM357369v1, whole genome shotgun sequence genome:
- the LOC113304094 gene encoding S-norcoclaurine synthase 2-like, which yields MLLPGMFKKLEIIQGDGVVGTVLLVVYPPGSVPLTNEEKFVTVDDHRRLKEILQTKGGYLDMGVTFYMESFQIFPRGYDSCVFKSMVRYEVPDELAPNVSSLISVEGLLTMAKAAAKYVVDNNKTKPNY from the exons ATGTTACTTCCTGGTATGTTCAAGAAATTAGAAATTATCCAAGGTGACGGTGTTGTTGGTACAGTTCTTCTCGTTGTGTATCCTCCAG GATCAGTACCACTAACAAACGAAGAAAAGTTCGTGACTGTCGATGACCATAGGCGTCTTAAGGAGATATTACAAACCAAAGGAGGATATCTAGACATGGGTGTAACTTTTTACATGGAGAGTTTCCAAATATTTCCAAGAGGTTACGACTCATGTGTCTTCAAATCCATGGTCAGATACGAGGTCCCTGATGAACTTGCTCCCAATGTCTCTTCTCTCATTAGTGTCGAAGGGCTTCTTACCATGGCTAAAGCTGCTGCAAAATATGTCGTTGATAATAACAAAACAAAGCCAAATTATTAA